The Nerophis lumbriciformis linkage group LG34, RoL_Nlum_v2.1, whole genome shotgun sequence genome includes a window with the following:
- the tmem242 gene encoding transmembrane protein 242 codes for MCVTSNSGRDKTTMVFPSEVLFLPGHVTRTVQQDMLPADEDIVEVSQNDDTNKVQMIKGAAFLSTVASLGLIAGFGSTLALAKKKNPDWFNKGVTATLPESGAALALRALGRGSMYAWCGVGLLSFTVWKLLDVHSMSEFRCKMASFFPPIPKSDRAAGSDLQDLESLFKSK; via the exons ATGTGCGTAACATCAAATTCCGGTCGTGATAAAACCACAATGGTATTTCCTTCCGAGGTCTTGTTTCTGCCCGGTCATGTGACACGGACGGTACAACAGGACATGTTACCAGCGGACGAAGACATCGTTGAAGTGTCTCAAAATGATGACACCAACAAAGTGCAGATGATTAAAG GTGCAGCCTTTTTGAGCACGGTGGCGTCTTTGGGGCTCATCGCGGGCTTTGGCTCCACTCTGGCGCTGGCCAAGAAGAAAAACCCCGACTGGTTCAATAAG GGCGTTACAGCGACACTTCCTGAGAGCGGCGCAGCACTTGCCTTGCGGGCTCTTGGCAGAGGTTCTATGTACGCCTGGTGTGGCGTGGGGCTGCTCAGCTTCACCGTGTGGAAACTTCTGGATGTTCACAGC ATGTCTGAGTTCAGATGCAAGATGGCCTCCTTCTTCCCGCCTATCCCAAAGTCGGACAGGGCGGCGGGGTCTGACCTGCAGGACTTGGAGTCGCTTTTTAAGTCCAAGTAA
- the LOC133576423 gene encoding claudin-20-like has protein sequence MLSTAVQILAFALAVLGVVGATVATLLPNWQVSIKVWSSMVAPMWHTRGLWMDCVWYSAGVFSCTMKNSLLSLPPYLQTTRAAMVLSCIVAVFGLCLASLGLKCTRWGGSHQAKGHTAIAAGACFILASALCIGPASWFTSEVVAAFLSTDLPDGSKYQPGGALCVTFVSAGFLLAGGVIFCLSCPGQGSVQLDYPSPVDPDRFILTREKRRRPKTTDMTDMTAQKKTYVFLSKVSPKDLKDSYTLQEYV, from the coding sequence ATGCTATCCACCGCCGTGCAGATCCTGGCATTTGCCCTGGCTGTACTGGGCGTGGTGGGTGCCACCGTGGCCACGCTGCTTCCCAACTGGCAGGTGAGCATCAAGGTGTGGTCCAGCATGGTGGCCCCCATGTGGCACACACGGGGGCTGTGGATGGACTGCGTGTGGTACAGTGCCGGAGTCTTCAGCTGCACCATGAAGAACTCCCTCCTGTCCCTGCCCCCTTACCTGCAGACCACCAGGGCTGCCATGGTCCTGTCTTGCATTGTGGCGGTCTTTGGACTGTGCCTGGCCTCTCTGGGCCTCAAGTgcactcgctgggggggaagccATCAGGCCAAGGGGCACACGGCTATCGCTGCGGGGGCCTGCTTCATCCTGGCCAGTGCACTCTGCATAGGCCCCGCCTCCTGGTTCACCTCGGAGGTCGTTGCCGCCTTCCTGAGCACCGACTTGCCCGACGGCAGCAAATACCAGCCGGGGGGGGCGCTCTGCGTCACCTTCGTCTCTGCCGGCTTCCTTCTGGCTGGGGGGGTTATCTTCTGCCTGTCCTGTCCGGGGCAAGGATCGGTCCAGCTGGACTACCCGTCCCCTGTGGACCCAGACAGATTTATTCTGACCCGAGAGAAGCGGCGCCGTCCAAAAACAACTGACATGACAGACATGACAGCACAGAAGAAGACCTATGTCTTTCTCTCCAAAGTGTCTCCCAAAGACCTGAAGGACAGTTACACCCTGCAGGAGTACGTCTGA